The following coding sequences lie in one Planococcus lenghuensis genomic window:
- a CDS encoding competence protein CoiA family protein, with amino-acid sequence MKFAINKGDNSEEFIDQILRIHTISELKKLAQKNIYTCPYCGEPLKVRSGDERGTFFAHLPNRACVESKQVEQAYKQYMKQIKRESYKHSVLVSMIKDELNTASAGREQIEILEGYRVGRFTKFFPDLYVQIGGREWAVTVLTDMTETESVLHAKNFRDRHTYFLQEGLEPLWLIDKANFAEELNKRSIVMWEIEWLSSFENKEDVQWKDAISRYISRKELFEVLGYTTMETDKALKLKSIYYISSIDDKNYIRVFRYIEDQVQGPYRGLLIGETSRIPFGQALQIENESFRLRDPEREQHLREEFKQQFLQLQEEQQTKRRELEERRAKARAEREAANAEKQYPTAESLTTQRQFPADDYRSSRLQSGFRSPYATTRGEQELDEFWHKRFQEKQKKQLKLITDFVPDKKYRLFIERLLTIRVEGAIYIPVSDRVWRKVIMDWLEMNYLEENWSVSVKEMIELLRRSGIELDSQQLKFAAYPVKSFLGVYKKAARTDLRLKGNLAVME; translated from the coding sequence TTGAAGTTCGCCATTAATAAAGGAGATAACTCAGAGGAATTCATCGACCAAATTCTACGGATACATACAATTAGTGAACTGAAAAAATTAGCTCAGAAGAATATATATACTTGCCCTTACTGTGGAGAACCATTAAAAGTTCGATCTGGAGATGAGCGCGGCACTTTCTTCGCTCATCTACCAAATCGAGCTTGTGTAGAATCAAAGCAAGTTGAACAGGCGTACAAACAATATATGAAGCAAATAAAACGAGAATCATACAAGCATTCGGTGCTAGTGAGTATGATCAAGGATGAGTTAAACACAGCATCCGCAGGTCGAGAACAGATTGAAATTCTGGAAGGTTATCGTGTGGGGAGATTTACAAAATTCTTTCCGGATCTGTATGTCCAAATTGGAGGCAGGGAATGGGCCGTGACCGTCTTGACCGACATGACAGAGACAGAGAGTGTACTGCATGCCAAAAACTTCAGAGATCGGCATACCTATTTCCTTCAAGAAGGACTAGAGCCGCTGTGGCTGATTGATAAAGCCAACTTCGCTGAAGAACTGAATAAGAGAAGCATCGTTATGTGGGAGATCGAGTGGCTGAGCTCCTTCGAAAACAAAGAAGACGTTCAATGGAAAGACGCAATCAGTCGCTACATAAGCAGAAAAGAACTGTTTGAAGTTCTCGGCTATACCACGATGGAAACCGATAAAGCACTGAAGCTGAAGAGCATCTATTACATCTCGTCGATTGATGACAAGAACTACATCCGGGTGTTCCGGTATATCGAGGACCAGGTGCAAGGGCCGTACCGCGGGCTTCTGATCGGAGAGACGTCGCGGATTCCATTTGGTCAGGCCCTGCAGATTGAAAATGAATCCTTTCGTTTGCGTGATCCAGAAAGAGAACAGCACCTGAGGGAGGAATTCAAGCAACAGTTTCTGCAGTTGCAAGAAGAACAGCAAACCAAACGGCGGGAACTTGAAGAGAGAAGGGCGAAAGCAAGAGCAGAAAGGGAAGCGGCTAATGCAGAGAAACAATATCCGACAGCAGAAAGTCTAACGACACAGCGACAATTCCCGGCTGATGATTACCGTTCTAGTCGATTGCAGTCAGGCTTTCGTTCTCCTTATGCTACAACACGGGGGGAACAGGAATTAGACGAATTCTGGCATAAAAGATTCCAAGAAAAGCAGAAGAAGCAGCTGAAATTAATTACTGATTTTGTACCTGATAAAAAATACCGGTTATTTATAGAACGCCTCCTGACCATCCGAGTGGAGGGCGCCATTTATATCCCTGTATCCGATCGAGTGTGGAGAAAAGTGATTATGGATTGGTTGGAAATGAACTACTTAGAAGAGAATTGGTCTGTTTCTGTGAAAGAGATGATTGAATTGCTGAGAAGGTCAGGCATTGAATTGGACTCGCAACAGTTGAAGTTTGCTGCTTATCCAGTGAAGAGCTTCCTGGGAGTCTATAAAAAAGCAGCGAGAACAGATTTAAGGTTAAAAGGAAATCTTGCTGTCATGGAATAA
- a CDS encoding YolD-like family protein: MQKSYTRWHGLFVSEHPSPATDEPIIDPQPLLSASERRDIHEMLAIAFERKCPVFIQSWQDRHFHYHRGTIRQIDEEQEILIYLDPFGEWPLSLNTITSVHMLE; encoded by the coding sequence ATGCAGAAATCTTATACACGCTGGCATGGTCTCTTTGTATCAGAGCATCCATCACCTGCTACTGATGAACCGATTATCGACCCGCAGCCGTTGCTCAGCGCCAGTGAACGCCGCGATATTCATGAAATGTTGGCGATTGCTTTTGAACGAAAATGTCCTGTTTTTATTCAGTCTTGGCAGGACCGGCATTTCCACTACCATCGCGGAACCATCCGCCAAATTGATGAAGAGCAAGAGATCTTGATTTATTTGGATCCGTTTGGGGAATGGCCACTTTCCTTGAATACGATTACATCGGTACATATGCTTGAGTAG
- the xerS gene encoding tyrosine recombinase XerS: MPAPTQKTILAEQHIERAVQNMPFYVADYIRAKKRSSLSPRTLSGYLWDYKRFFDWLREEGFTEAKTNKDIPYTVLENMRKSDMEYFFERLMEEKIEKQQNVFVKRSSDSTTRFIQSLKSLFNYLTRESEREDGECYFNRNVMAKIQAPKKEESMARRAKRINASMLEAAEMDGFLHFVRNEYVTTLTSRQSAWFKRNRLRDIAILSLFSGSGARVNEVAGLLITDIDFVHADITALRKGNKLDTISITQSALQDIQNYLEVREAVYQPDKKNLFLFLTRHGGTAKPISVESIEKMVNKYTEAYLKGKRLSPHKLRHSFAKRFIDEGGSLVALRDQLGHNSIETSSLYTNLSQEEQRAVLRRMDSSKE, from the coding sequence ATGCCGGCTCCGACACAAAAAACCATCTTAGCAGAACAGCACATCGAGCGAGCCGTCCAGAACATGCCCTTCTATGTGGCAGATTATATCCGGGCAAAGAAGCGGTCTTCCCTGTCCCCACGTACGCTGAGCGGTTATTTATGGGACTACAAGCGCTTTTTCGATTGGCTGCGGGAAGAAGGATTCACCGAGGCTAAAACGAACAAAGACATCCCCTACACCGTTTTAGAGAATATGCGAAAAAGCGATATGGAGTACTTCTTTGAACGGTTGATGGAAGAGAAGATCGAGAAGCAGCAGAACGTCTTCGTCAAGCGCTCTTCCGACAGCACCACCCGCTTTATCCAATCTCTAAAGTCCTTGTTCAACTACCTCACCCGGGAAAGTGAACGGGAAGATGGTGAATGCTACTTCAACCGGAACGTCATGGCCAAGATCCAGGCGCCGAAGAAAGAGGAATCGATGGCCCGCCGTGCGAAACGGATCAATGCCAGCATGCTCGAAGCGGCGGAGATGGACGGCTTTCTTCACTTTGTCCGAAATGAGTACGTCACAACTCTTACGTCCCGGCAGTCTGCTTGGTTTAAGCGGAACCGGCTGCGGGATATCGCTATCCTATCCCTGTTCAGCGGCAGCGGCGCCCGGGTGAATGAAGTCGCGGGTCTCCTGATTACGGATATTGATTTCGTCCATGCTGATATAACCGCGCTCCGGAAGGGAAACAAGCTGGATACCATCAGCATCACTCAGTCTGCCCTCCAGGACATTCAGAACTACTTGGAAGTTCGGGAAGCTGTTTACCAGCCCGATAAGAAGAATCTGTTTCTTTTTTTAACCCGGCATGGCGGGACGGCAAAACCCATTTCAGTCGAGAGCATTGAAAAGATGGTGAACAAGTACACAGAAGCCTATTTAAAAGGCAAGCGACTGAGCCCTCATAAACTGCGGCACTCCTTCGCCAAACGCTTTATCGATGAAGGAGGGTCACTCGTTGCCCTGCGCGATCAGCTGGGCCATAATTCGATTGAGACCTCTTCCCTCTATACGAATCTGTCACAAGAGGAACAACGGGCCGTGCTGCGCCGGATGGATTCTTCAAAGGAATAG
- a CDS encoding helix-turn-helix domain-containing protein, translated as METAGKQIKKLREQQNQSVKDMAEALGVPLDTLEAWERGKKVLVAPDLARIADYFNVSTDFLLDRRKEDMEFHLQNPYSLAGYIFHLDHQRVEKEEMADMVSYIQARRRIKQFLGE; from the coding sequence ATGGAAACAGCAGGAAAACAGATAAAGAAATTAAGGGAACAGCAAAACCAGTCGGTAAAAGACATGGCAGAGGCCCTTGGTGTGCCGCTTGATACCTTGGAAGCATGGGAACGAGGCAAAAAAGTGCTAGTGGCACCTGACCTGGCGAGAATCGCCGATTATTTCAATGTGTCAACCGATTTTCTTCTGGACCGCCGGAAGGAGGACATGGAATTCCATCTGCAAAATCCTTATTCGCTGGCCGGGTATATATTTCACCTCGATCACCAGCGAGTGGAGAAAGAGGAAATGGCGGACATGGTCTCGTATATCCAAGCAAGGCGGCGGATTAAGCAATTTCTCGGCGAATAG